The following proteins are co-located in the Paenibacillus sp. JNUCC32 genome:
- a CDS encoding MerR family DNA-binding transcriptional regulator gives MDRTFTPKQMAKKLQVSTTTLRRYETLGLVPDVPRTSSNRRYYTPLHDQAFLALRSLVQGFDLPIAYEVMSLLKKGHVEQALWMINVQQYNIQVEKQRVEEVMRLIHQTDFSKYRNIQVTDEMKIGEVAVIAGVNPSAIRHWEKEGLIRAKRNAENGYRVFTSQELKKIIVLSSLRKTVFFIESMKQLLEALETHDLTTIERSFKVALQKLNEQLEKQMNGISEMMRYIQFFK, from the coding sequence ATGGACAGAACCTTTACACCGAAACAGATGGCCAAGAAACTTCAGGTCAGCACCACTACCTTGCGAAGATATGAAACTCTCGGCTTGGTGCCTGACGTACCTCGGACTTCAAGCAACAGAAGATATTACACGCCGCTCCATGATCAAGCTTTCCTTGCCTTACGATCCTTGGTCCAAGGATTCGATCTGCCTATCGCCTACGAGGTCATGAGTTTATTAAAGAAAGGTCATGTTGAACAAGCACTTTGGATGATCAATGTGCAACAGTACAACATCCAGGTAGAGAAGCAGCGAGTCGAGGAGGTTATGAGGCTCATCCATCAAACGGATTTCTCCAAGTATAGAAATATTCAGGTCACGGATGAAATGAAAATCGGGGAGGTCGCCGTGATCGCTGGCGTTAACCCCTCCGCTATTCGACATTGGGAAAAGGAAGGACTTATTCGCGCTAAGCGAAACGCGGAAAACGGATATCGAGTCTTTACGTCCCAGGAATTAAAAAAGATTATAGTGCTAAGCAGTTTAAGGAAAACCGTCTTTTTCATTGAAAGCATGAAACAGCTGCTTGAAGCTTTAGAGACACATGATCTAACTACGATTGAACGCTCCTTCAAAGTGGCTCTTCAGAAGCTGAATGAGCAACTGGAAAAGCAAATGAACGGCATATCCGAAATGATGAGATATATACAATTTTTCAAGTGA
- a CDS encoding DUF1048 domain-containing protein, with protein MMEIFKKMIGDKKEYKMMMARVEALPEDYQYVFKKIQNYMWNFSSGNGMDMLHMQYELIELFEAGAAEGRQVLEITGDDVASFADELVANAKTYVTKYREDLNQSIMKRLGKK; from the coding sequence ATGATGGAAATATTCAAAAAAATGATCGGCGATAAAAAAGAATACAAGATGATGATGGCGCGCGTTGAAGCCCTGCCAGAAGACTACCAGTATGTATTTAAGAAGATTCAAAATTACATGTGGAATTTCTCCTCAGGCAACGGGATGGATATGCTGCATATGCAGTATGAATTAATTGAGTTGTTCGAAGCCGGTGCGGCGGAAGGCAGACAAGTGCTGGAAATCACGGGGGACGACGTGGCATCCTTTGCCGACGAGCTGGTTGCTAACGCTAAAACCTATGTCACGAAGTATCGTGAAGATTTGAATCAGAGCATCATGAAACGATTGGGTAAGAAATAA
- a CDS encoding family 43 glycosylhydrolase gives MQASGDLGTGTYRNPILAGDYADPSVVRVGDDYYMTHSSFKFAPGLLIWYSKDLVNWEPIAKALTDYAGDVWAPDLTYYEDRFYIYAPINEEIMVLTATHPHGPWSDPQKVGVQGIDPGHVADSNGNRYLFFSDGYMVELAGDGLSAVGTPRKVYDGWPFPKEWVVEGNFMESPKLTFHNGYFYLTVAQGGTSGPSTSHMVASARSKEPWGPYEHSPLNPIIRTQSRNERWCSKGHGSLVDTPDGGWWIVYHAYEKGYYTLGRQKLLEPLEWTEDGWFRVPLHCNTDEAIPKPPGDAVPHGMTYGEFQEASGGLGYPWSWYQSSNHIQYTLQKQAITIQAAPEPAPLVMMPEDHSYAAQVEIELSEESEAQLLLFYNGSTYSGFGISQEGLYGIIRGWETPSRPFPHRRVIVRLENNEHEVVFYYSADGSVWHKFEHSFETSGWHHNTLGGFLALRIALRAKGSGEVTFKNFIYQKL, from the coding sequence ATGCAAGCAAGCGGAGATTTGGGAACCGGCACGTATAGAAACCCGATTTTGGCCGGTGATTATGCGGATCCTAGCGTGGTCAGAGTCGGAGACGATTATTATATGACGCACTCCAGTTTTAAGTTTGCGCCGGGGTTATTGATTTGGTACTCCAAAGACTTGGTGAACTGGGAACCCATCGCCAAAGCGTTAACCGATTATGCCGGAGATGTTTGGGCGCCTGATTTGACATACTATGAAGACCGGTTTTATATCTATGCTCCCATCAATGAAGAGATCATGGTGCTGACGGCGACGCATCCGCACGGACCTTGGAGTGATCCGCAAAAGGTGGGGGTGCAAGGAATTGACCCGGGACATGTCGCGGATTCCAATGGTAACCGGTATTTGTTTTTTAGCGATGGTTATATGGTAGAACTGGCTGGGGACGGTTTGTCGGCTGTGGGCACTCCGCGCAAAGTGTACGATGGCTGGCCTTTTCCGAAGGAATGGGTCGTGGAAGGAAACTTTATGGAGTCTCCCAAACTAACGTTTCATAACGGATATTTCTATCTTACCGTGGCGCAAGGAGGAACATCGGGGCCTTCGACTAGCCATATGGTCGCTTCTGCGCGCTCCAAAGAGCCATGGGGGCCATATGAACATTCTCCCCTCAATCCGATTATTCGAACGCAAAGCCGGAATGAACGATGGTGCTCCAAAGGTCACGGCTCATTGGTTGACACCCCGGACGGCGGCTGGTGGATCGTTTATCATGCGTACGAAAAAGGGTACTACACACTCGGCAGGCAAAAGCTGCTCGAACCGCTGGAATGGACGGAGGACGGATGGTTCCGCGTCCCGCTTCATTGCAATACAGATGAAGCTATTCCAAAACCGCCGGGAGATGCCGTTCCGCATGGCATGACTTACGGTGAATTTCAAGAAGCGTCCGGCGGGCTGGGCTATCCGTGGAGCTGGTACCAATCCAGCAATCATATTCAATATACTCTGCAGAAGCAAGCGATAACGATCCAAGCTGCTCCCGAGCCGGCGCCCCTGGTTATGATGCCGGAAGACCATTCGTACGCGGCACAGGTGGAGATTGAGCTCTCGGAAGAATCGGAAGCCCAGTTGTTATTGTTCTATAATGGATCGACGTATAGCGGATTCGGCATATCCCAAGAGGGGCTTTATGGGATTATTCGCGGCTGGGAGACGCCATCAAGGCCTTTTCCGCATCGGCGTGTCATCGTTCGTCTTGAAAATAACGAGCATGAAGTCGTCTTCTATTACAGTGCGGATGGATCGGTATGGCATAAATTTGAGCATTCATTCGAAACCTCAGGCTGGCATCATAACACATTGGGCGGATTTCTTGCATTGCGAATCGCTCTCAGGGCGAAAGGTTCCGGCGAAGTTACGTTTAAAAACTTTATCTATCAGAAGCTGTAA
- a CDS encoding PadR family transcriptional regulator encodes MENLTEMLKGSLEGCVLEIISRHETYGYEITRRLNELGFTEVVEGTVYTILVRLEKKKLVNIEKKPSDMGPPRKFYTLNEAGRQELELFWEKWDFVSSKINVLKST; translated from the coding sequence ATGGAAAATTTAACTGAAATGCTGAAAGGTTCGCTGGAAGGCTGCGTGCTTGAAATTATCAGCCGCCATGAAACCTATGGCTACGAGATTACCCGCCGATTGAACGAGCTTGGGTTTACCGAAGTCGTGGAAGGGACGGTCTACACCATTCTCGTGCGATTAGAGAAGAAGAAACTGGTGAACATCGAAAAAAAACCGTCAGACATGGGACCGCCCCGCAAGTTTTACACGCTTAATGAAGCGGGCCGCCAGGAACTTGAGTTGTTTTGGGAAAAGTGGGATTTTGTATCATCAAAAATCAACGTCTTGAAGTCGACGTAG
- a CDS encoding carbohydrate ABC transporter permease — protein sequence MKQKSIAERLFSGVNISLLLVISAVMLFPFLYLFSVSFSSFEDFLGSKLLLWPSKWTTDAYEYIWASRTFRQALLNTSLVTVLGTIVNLFFTATMAYALSRPIVGQRTVMFMVVFALLFSAGMIPTYLVVQETGLLDSIWSLILPVAIAPFNLIVIRQFFMNIPSDMIEAGIVDGANDLQIFGRIILPLSKPALAAFSLFYAVTHWNNYFAPILYINDPAKWTIQVVLRQIVVVGETTGTLGGDNMFMDNPPPPETIQMAAILMATLPILIVYPFLQKHFAKGVMLGAVKG from the coding sequence ATGAAGCAAAAATCCATCGCGGAACGCTTGTTCAGCGGCGTGAATATCAGTCTGCTGCTTGTCATATCCGCAGTCATGCTGTTTCCGTTTTTATATTTGTTCTCGGTTTCATTTTCCTCGTTCGAGGATTTTCTGGGCAGCAAACTGCTGCTCTGGCCGTCCAAATGGACGACCGACGCCTATGAATATATCTGGGCCTCCAGGACGTTCCGGCAGGCGCTGCTAAACACGTCGCTGGTTACCGTGCTCGGTACCATCGTCAATCTGTTTTTTACGGCGACGATGGCATACGCCTTGTCAAGACCGATCGTCGGCCAGCGTACCGTCATGTTTATGGTCGTATTTGCGCTATTGTTCTCGGCCGGCATGATTCCGACCTATCTGGTCGTCCAGGAAACGGGGCTGCTTGATTCCATCTGGTCGCTTATTTTGCCGGTGGCCATCGCGCCTTTCAACCTGATTGTCATCCGCCAATTCTTCATGAACATCCCAAGCGATATGATCGAGGCGGGCATCGTGGACGGCGCGAATGACCTGCAGATTTTCGGGCGCATCATCCTGCCGCTCTCGAAGCCTGCGCTGGCAGCATTCAGCCTGTTTTATGCGGTCACGCACTGGAACAACTATTTTGCGCCGATTCTGTACATCAATGATCCGGCCAAATGGACGATACAGGTCGTGCTGAGACAGATTGTGGTGGTGGGGGAAACGACGGGCACGCTCGGAGGAGATAACATGTTCATGGATAATCCGCCGCCCCCGGAAACGATCCAGATGGCCGCGATTCTCATGGCGACGCTGCCGATTCTGATCGTGTATCCGTTCTTGCAAAAGCACTTCGCGAAAGGCGTCATGCTGGGCGCCGTCAAAGGTTGA
- a CDS encoding ABC transporter ATP-binding protein yields MSNAAISVKGLKKSFKDKEVLKGVDFEVRRGEIFALLGSNGAGKTTTVNILSTLMKPDGGEASICGSDVQRQPDHVRQSISLTGQFAAIDGMNTGRENLIMIAKLRGVPNPAQVADNLLAKFSLTDAAGRRADQYSGGMKRRLDIAMSLIGSPAVIFLDEPTTGLDPEARIEVWNTVKELAGSGTTILLTTQYLEEAEQLADRIAILHGGKIITTGTLAELKEMFPPAKVEYIEKQPTLEEIFLAIIGKKEEM; encoded by the coding sequence ATGAGCAATGCAGCGATTTCAGTAAAAGGGTTAAAAAAATCCTTTAAAGACAAGGAAGTCTTAAAAGGGGTGGATTTTGAAGTGCGGCGCGGCGAAATTTTCGCGCTGCTGGGCTCCAATGGAGCGGGCAAGACGACGACGGTCAACATCCTCTCGACGCTGATGAAGCCCGATGGCGGCGAAGCGAGCATTTGCGGCTCTGACGTCCAACGTCAACCGGATCATGTTCGCCAGAGCATCAGCTTGACAGGTCAGTTTGCAGCTATAGACGGCATGAACACAGGAAGGGAAAACCTCATTATGATCGCCAAGCTGAGGGGAGTTCCCAATCCTGCGCAAGTCGCTGACAATCTGCTTGCCAAATTCAGCCTGACCGATGCGGCGGGCCGCCGGGCGGACCAATATTCAGGCGGGATGAAGCGTCGGCTTGACATCGCCATGAGCCTGATCGGGAGTCCAGCCGTCATTTTTCTCGACGAACCGACCACAGGACTTGACCCTGAAGCACGAATTGAAGTCTGGAATACCGTCAAGGAGCTTGCCGGCAGCGGCACGACCATCTTGCTGACGACCCAGTACCTGGAGGAAGCCGAGCAACTGGCGGACCGTATCGCCATCCTGCATGGCGGAAAAATCATCACGACCGGTACCCTAGCCGAACTCAAAGAGATGTTCCCGCCGGCAAAAGTAGAGTATATCGAGAAGCAGCCGACATTGGAGGAAATTTTCCTTGCCATCATCGGCAAAAAGGAGGAAATGTAA
- a CDS encoding heparinase II/III domain-containing protein produces the protein MLLRMEFIKPSLLETGEEHRLNFMLVHPCGRMEPQSDTTFSMTCSDPEIVEVNGSAITGLKPGETEIAVDFLDDRFSVFKWKVLVRPAGQPAKLKLKDRPRILFSIDELADFRGRIKRDDGSSARAIDASVLWAGYLAKADDYVEEDSFEVLYPSISDQWKVALPLTEPKRVREPQGHTFFPFWTMYARAIEDRLVVMSTAFLVTEERKYAVRVKQHLLSLAAFGKWYEFDERGAEGNLSNAHLLLGASCAYDAIHSLLTEEERRSIRQAILEKGLHPLAIDIGSRDMHNIVAAKQVAMVYGASAIMDENPFAAKYLQAGLTYLQSYLDRKGVSGETEGLLYDNVAARHAWMAADLYRRISGDDGLVQHPYLREELPERFFRLLAPGKESSFPNLSDSFYKLDIAYLMAMTATHYDHPAAVWYLHKHAATHHASLLYLRKETSPASPTELYGKRASAVFRSVGWAALRSGWGDEDHLLCFTSSSSAKDHNHKDQNNLVINVGGEWLLTNPGYQDYVPGPKADYTTGTVGHNSLLVNGQGQIRLGGGGLREELLLPAFEAVVGDAAESYGGLLKRYRRSVLHIDSAYYFIVDDVELHQESDEAELLFHTTSAVLDGEEPKAPGEILGSESVVFQGESAALQLMFPFPKEKVLTLREYPGAETYGPYVVVGGTKGKRRRFITLINPRVHYGERLAIHQEEQDTGSLASGLTMERPGGAEDIWLFCADAVEARYRGITFLGEAARLSGNGMLNLWKAERLSGGDIAFEAELPLSIYSDDRRLTCIVHNPHPVEVSFKLRQITAGVEVKQTAPPGYYEWNLMNTGRGGQAEGREAVWKP, from the coding sequence TTGTTGTTGCGGATGGAATTTATTAAGCCCTCGCTCCTGGAGACCGGGGAGGAACATCGGCTTAACTTCATGCTTGTGCACCCCTGCGGAAGAATGGAGCCGCAATCGGATACGACCTTCAGCATGACTTGCAGCGACCCGGAGATCGTTGAGGTGAACGGCAGCGCGATCACCGGGCTGAAGCCGGGCGAGACCGAAATTGCCGTAGACTTTCTGGACGATAGATTTTCAGTGTTTAAATGGAAGGTTCTTGTAAGGCCGGCTGGTCAACCCGCGAAATTGAAGCTGAAGGACCGCCCGAGGATTTTGTTTTCGATCGATGAGCTCGCGGATTTTCGGGGTCGGATTAAGCGGGATGACGGCAGTTCTGCGAGGGCAATCGATGCATCCGTGCTATGGGCCGGATACTTGGCGAAAGCGGACGACTATGTGGAGGAAGATAGCTTCGAGGTGCTGTATCCGTCCATATCGGATCAGTGGAAGGTTGCGCTGCCCCTAACGGAGCCGAAGCGGGTACGAGAACCGCAAGGCCATACCTTCTTCCCGTTCTGGACGATGTACGCCAGAGCGATAGAGGATCGGCTGGTCGTCATGTCCACGGCCTTCCTAGTGACGGAAGAGAGAAAGTATGCGGTTCGAGTGAAGCAGCATCTGTTGTCCCTGGCCGCCTTCGGCAAATGGTATGAGTTCGACGAGCGGGGCGCGGAAGGAAATCTGAGCAACGCCCATCTGCTGCTAGGCGCTTCCTGCGCCTATGACGCCATTCACAGCTTGCTGACGGAAGAAGAGCGGCGATCCATTCGCCAAGCCATTCTGGAAAAAGGGCTGCATCCGCTGGCCATCGATATCGGAAGCCGTGATATGCACAACATCGTGGCAGCCAAGCAGGTGGCGATGGTGTACGGCGCGTCGGCCATTATGGATGAGAACCCGTTTGCCGCCAAATATTTGCAAGCCGGACTTACTTATCTTCAAAGCTATCTGGACCGAAAAGGGGTGTCTGGAGAAACAGAGGGGCTGCTGTACGACAATGTGGCTGCGCGCCATGCCTGGATGGCTGCGGATCTTTATCGGAGAATCAGCGGCGATGACGGCCTGGTTCAGCATCCGTATTTGCGGGAAGAGCTTCCTGAACGTTTTTTTCGGCTCCTGGCACCGGGAAAGGAAAGCTCGTTTCCGAATCTGTCGGATTCGTTTTACAAGCTCGATATCGCTTACCTCATGGCCATGACAGCTACCCATTACGACCATCCGGCAGCGGTTTGGTACCTGCACAAGCATGCTGCAACGCATCACGCATCGCTTCTTTATTTACGGAAAGAGACCTCACCTGCAAGTCCAACGGAGCTGTACGGGAAGCGTGCTTCCGCAGTATTCCGGAGCGTAGGCTGGGCCGCCCTGCGGTCGGGATGGGGCGATGAGGATCATCTGCTGTGCTTCACCTCAAGCAGCTCGGCGAAGGACCATAATCACAAGGACCAGAACAATTTGGTGATCAATGTCGGCGGAGAGTGGCTGTTGACCAATCCCGGCTACCAGGATTATGTACCCGGTCCGAAGGCGGATTACACTACCGGCACGGTGGGCCATAATTCGCTGCTCGTCAATGGTCAGGGGCAAATCCGCCTGGGTGGCGGGGGTCTCCGGGAGGAGTTGCTACTCCCGGCATTTGAGGCGGTTGTCGGGGACGCTGCCGAAAGCTATGGCGGGCTGCTGAAACGCTACCGGCGATCTGTCCTACATATCGATTCGGCATATTACTTCATCGTGGATGACGTGGAGCTTCATCAGGAATCGGATGAGGCCGAGCTGCTGTTTCATACGACTTCGGCGGTTCTGGATGGAGAAGAGCCCAAGGCTCCGGGCGAGATTCTGGGAAGTGAATCCGTTGTATTCCAAGGAGAAAGCGCCGCACTGCAGCTCATGTTTCCTTTTCCCAAGGAGAAGGTGCTCACCCTCCGCGAGTACCCCGGGGCTGAAACCTACGGTCCTTATGTAGTTGTCGGTGGCACGAAAGGCAAAAGACGGCGGTTCATCACGCTGATCAATCCGCGGGTCCATTACGGCGAGAGATTGGCCATCCATCAGGAGGAGCAGGATACCGGAAGCCTGGCTTCCGGTTTAACGATGGAAAGGCCCGGCGGGGCGGAGGATATCTGGCTGTTTTGCGCTGACGCTGTGGAAGCCCGCTACCGGGGCATAACTTTCCTGGGAGAAGCCGCCCGTTTATCGGGTAACGGCATGCTTAATTTGTGGAAGGCTGAACGGTTGTCCGGCGGAGACATCGCTTTTGAGGCGGAGCTGCCTCTGAGTATATACAGCGATGACCGCCGCTTAACCTGCATTGTGCATAACCCCCACCCTGTGGAGGTCTCCTTCAAGCTGAGGCAGATAACTGCTGGCGTGGAAGTCAAACAAACCGCACCACCCGGCTATTATGAATGGAATCTTATGAATACCGGCAGAGGTGGTCAGGCGGAAGGGAGAGAAGCTGTGTGGAAACCGTGA
- a CDS encoding ABC transporter permease, translating into METVISEVNPSAPVKKSAWKRIRTRMWRDRYLYLLLLPGLLYFIVYRYMPMLGISLAFKEYSPFRGFAESPWVGFANFARIFESPEVIQVIWNTLIISFLQIAFAFPAPILLAIMLNEVANPLLKRGLQSIVYMPHFLSWVVVVGIVTIFFRNEGLINDVLREWFGLQQTIPFLTEPDYFRAFLVLEVIWKEAGWGTIIFLAALAGVNPALYEAAVMDGAGRFRQIWHITLPAIRSTIIIMLIIRLGDVLEVGFEQVFLQLNAFNMHIGNTLDTFVYYKGIQQSDYSFSTAVGVFKGLVGLVLVMAANKLSKRFGEQGVY; encoded by the coding sequence GTGGAAACCGTGATTTCGGAGGTCAATCCATCCGCTCCCGTCAAGAAGAGCGCTTGGAAGCGAATCCGGACCCGAATGTGGAGGGATCGTTATCTATACCTGCTGCTGCTGCCGGGCCTGCTTTACTTTATCGTGTACCGGTATATGCCCATGCTGGGCATATCCCTAGCCTTTAAAGAATACAGCCCGTTCCGGGGGTTCGCGGAGAGTCCTTGGGTCGGTTTTGCGAACTTTGCCCGAATTTTCGAAAGCCCGGAGGTTATCCAGGTTATCTGGAATACGCTTATCATTTCATTTCTGCAGATCGCGTTCGCATTTCCGGCGCCGATCCTTCTGGCCATCATGCTGAACGAGGTGGCAAATCCGCTCTTGAAAAGAGGGCTGCAGTCCATCGTTTACATGCCGCATTTTCTGTCTTGGGTCGTGGTGGTCGGCATCGTGACGATCTTTTTCCGCAACGAGGGCTTGATCAACGACGTGCTGCGCGAATGGTTCGGCTTGCAGCAGACGATCCCTTTTCTCACCGAGCCCGATTATTTCCGAGCTTTTCTGGTGTTGGAGGTCATCTGGAAGGAAGCCGGCTGGGGAACGATTATTTTCCTGGCGGCGCTGGCAGGCGTCAACCCGGCTCTTTACGAAGCGGCCGTCATGGACGGCGCAGGGCGCTTCCGTCAAATCTGGCATATTACGCTGCCCGCTATCCGCAGCACGATCATAATCATGCTGATCATACGTCTGGGCGACGTGCTGGAGGTCGGCTTCGAGCAGGTGTTCCTTCAACTGAACGCCTTTAACATGCACATCGGCAATACGCTCGATACCTTCGTGTATTACAAGGGGATCCAGCAGTCGGACTACAGCTTCTCGACCGCGGTCGGCGTATTCAAGGGTCTGGTAGGTCTCGTGCTGGTTATGGCCGCCAACAAGCTGTCCAAGCGATTCGGCGAACAGGGCGTATATTAG
- a CDS encoding RCC1 domain-containing protein, whose protein sequence is MDCTSQLEAAFKVKRWPKHTIAAGRRHSVALTSDGTVTAAGDNHYGQCDVSGWRDIVAVAAGNVHMATNTGNAHTIGLRSDGTVAAVGWNKHNQCDVSGWRDMVAVAAGWRRTVGLQSDGAVVAAGRNNEGQCSVGGWLDIVAVAAGDWHTVGLKADGTVTIVGNNRYGQCNVSSWRNIVEASAGYLHTVGLQSDGTVAAVGLNKHGQCDVIGWSGIVAVAAGSYHTIGLKSDGTVIAAGWNQHGQCNVSGWRDIVAVAAGCAHTLGLQSDGTVVAVGDNEYGQCDVSEWRGIKLPGRQF, encoded by the coding sequence ATGGATTGCACTTCCCAACTAGAAGCGGCGTTCAAAGTAAAACGGTGGCCCAAACATACTATAGCGGCGGGTCGACGTCATTCCGTGGCTCTTACATCGGACGGCACGGTCACGGCCGCAGGAGATAATCATTATGGCCAATGCGATGTCAGCGGCTGGCGCGATATCGTAGCGGTCGCGGCCGGGAATGTCCATATGGCAACGAATACGGGGAATGCTCATACCATCGGTCTTAGATCGGACGGTACGGTGGCGGCCGTGGGTTGGAATAAGCATAATCAATGCGATGTCAGCGGGTGGCGCGATATGGTTGCGGTAGCGGCAGGCTGGCGTCGCACCGTCGGTCTTCAATCCGACGGCGCAGTGGTGGCTGCGGGACGAAATAATGAAGGTCAATGCAGTGTAGGCGGCTGGCTCGACATCGTGGCGGTCGCCGCAGGTGACTGGCATACGGTCGGTCTAAAAGCGGACGGGACGGTAACGATCGTGGGGAATAATCGGTACGGCCAATGCAATGTAAGCAGCTGGCGCAACATCGTGGAAGCATCGGCGGGCTACCTTCATACCGTCGGGCTTCAATCGGACGGCACGGTGGCCGCCGTGGGTTTAAATAAGCACGGCCAGTGCGATGTAATCGGTTGGAGCGGCATAGTGGCGGTAGCGGCGGGGAGTTATCATACCATCGGTCTTAAATCCGACGGTACGGTCATTGCCGCGGGCTGGAATCAGCATGGCCAATGCAATGTAAGCGGCTGGCGCGATATTGTAGCGGTAGCGGCGGGATGCGCTCATACGCTCGGCCTTCAATCGGACGGCACGGTCGTAGCCGTGGGTGATAATGAATATGGCCAATGCGATGTAAGCGAATGGCGCGGCATCAAGCTTCCCGGCAGGCAGTTTTAA
- a CDS encoding ABC transporter permease, protein MKSKTGVLLGRLMRNIMRSPDTIITVAITPIMMMLLFVYVFGGAIETGTANYVNYLLPGILLMAIASGVSYTAFRLFGDVKSGLMARFITMPIKRSSVLWAHVLTSLVSNALTVVVVFLVALLMGFRSGANILDWLAVTGILGLFTLALTWLAVIPGLTAKTMEGATAFSYPLIFLPFISSAFVPTETMPKIVRAFAENQPVTSIVNAIRALLHEGSVGNDIWIALAWCVGIMVIAYFFANKAFKRQLG, encoded by the coding sequence ATGAAAAGCAAAACAGGGGTATTATTGGGGCGTTTAATGCGCAACATCATGCGCAGCCCGGATACGATTATCACGGTGGCGATTACGCCGATAATGATGATGCTGTTGTTTGTCTACGTATTTGGCGGCGCCATAGAGACAGGCACGGCCAACTACGTCAATTATTTATTGCCGGGAATCTTGCTGATGGCTATCGCATCCGGCGTTTCTTATACTGCCTTCCGGCTGTTCGGAGATGTAAAGAGCGGACTGATGGCGCGTTTCATTACCATGCCGATCAAGCGCTCGTCGGTATTGTGGGCTCATGTGTTGACATCGCTTGTTTCCAATGCGCTTACGGTCGTGGTGGTTTTCCTCGTCGCTCTATTGATGGGCTTCCGTTCCGGCGCTAATATCCTGGATTGGCTCGCGGTAACAGGGATACTCGGGTTGTTTACGCTGGCGCTGACATGGCTGGCGGTCATTCCCGGCTTGACAGCAAAGACGATGGAAGGGGCGACGGCCTTCTCGTACCCGCTGATATTCTTGCCGTTTATCAGTTCGGCCTTTGTCCCTACCGAAACCATGCCTAAAATTGTGCGTGCGTTCGCTGAGAACCAGCCCGTGACTTCCATCGTGAATGCGATTCGTGCCCTCTTGCATGAAGGATCTGTCGGCAACGATATCTGGATCGCGCTTGCCTGGTGCGTCGGCATCATGGTCATCGCTTACTTTTTCGCTAATAAAGCCTTTAAACGCCAGTTAGGTTAA
- a CDS encoding DUF6273 domain-containing protein: MEKGNYALASYRNLKAGEFITFGTYPQSMDGKERAITWRVLQNSGSELLVLSEYILDCKRYQGKRADLTWRDCMDISWHDCDLREWLNHEFYNVAFNASEKELIKTTHCTDNGKGCPDTEDKVFLLSVAELNDVSETHGKDWRRAVGTDYAKTIKPDGCSLYVYDKTNKDNYMIIDGKEAGCSWWWLRTQGNKPSRAYFVGTGCSARSYGNNSIDGYGVRPALNLDLS; the protein is encoded by the coding sequence ATGGAAAAAGGGAATTATGCTTTAGCGTCATATCGCAACCTAAAGGCCGGCGAATTCATTACGTTCGGCACGTATCCGCAGTCTATGGACGGCAAAGAACGGGCGATTACTTGGCGTGTTCTTCAAAACTCAGGGAGCGAGCTGTTGGTATTGAGCGAATATATTTTGGACTGCAAAAGGTATCAGGGCAAGCGTGCGGATCTGACGTGGCGTGATTGCATGGATATATCTTGGCATGACTGCGACTTGCGCGAGTGGCTGAATCATGAATTCTATAACGTCGCATTCAATGCTTCGGAGAAAGAACTCATCAAGACGACGCATTGCACGGACAACGGAAAGGGCTGCCCGGATACGGAGGATAAGGTTTTTCTGCTCAGCGTTGCCGAACTAAACGATGTATCTGAGACTCACGGCAAGGATTGGAGACGCGCTGTCGGAACCGATTATGCCAAAACGATTAAGCCCGATGGATGCAGCTTATATGTATATGATAAAACGAACAAAGACAACTATATGATCATAGACGGCAAAGAAGCCGGCTGTTCCTGGTGGTGGCTGCGGACGCAAGGAAACAAGCCTTCGCGTGCGTATTTTGTAGGGACAGGCTGCAGTGCTCGCAGCTACGGAAATAACAGTATTGACGGTTATGGCGTACGCCCTGCTTTAAATTTGGATCTATCATAA